From a single Methanofollis sp. W23 genomic region:
- a CDS encoding phosphotransferase codes for MHEITGYLYVEEIEEGYSGEQKYVLGLPGDEKRLLRISEPANDVVILRKKAEFNLLQDLRDYSDKIPDAHYFGVSEENDLCFMIVRFIEGTNAKQSLSNYSDEVQYAIGVAAGEELKKMHALKAPASYPGWYETKKRLCRNPLDSSLRRGVAPPGPPATR; via the coding sequence GTGCATGAGATCACCGGATATCTCTATGTGGAAGAGATCGAGGAAGGCTATTCAGGTGAGCAAAAATATGTTCTCGGTCTTCCTGGCGATGAAAAACGTCTCCTGCGGATCAGTGAACCGGCGAATGACGTGGTCATCCTGAGAAAAAAAGCTGAATTCAATCTCCTCCAGGATCTCAGAGATTATTCTGACAAGATCCCGGATGCACACTACTTCGGAGTTTCTGAAGAGAATGATCTCTGTTTCATGATCGTGCGCTTTATCGAAGGCACAAATGCAAAGCAGTCACTTTCCAATTATTCTGATGAAGTTCAGTATGCGATCGGTGTCGCCGCCGGAGAAGAACTGAAAAAAATGCATGCCTTGAAAGCGCCTGCATCGTATCCTGGTTGGTACGAGACAAAAAAACGGCTCTGTAGAAATCCTCTTGATAGTTCTCTTCGACGGGGGGTTGCACCCCCCGGACCCCCCGCCACACGATAG
- a CDS encoding phosphotransferase produces the protein MRVSTEPKKRKHEYYLRALEECTTKLEGVDLDAITTYVESRMDLMKNVEPSFQHDDYHPANIIVDEGTFGGVIDFNRCDWGDPIHDFYKTALFSRNVSVPFSVGQIDGYNGGNVPDEFWKKYSLYAAMSIVPDIVWSYRYSIHTGTSEQIERSQRTIRTILSDHEGFELDVPLWYRELKERA, from the coding sequence GTGAGGGTTTCTACAGAGCCAAAAAAACGGAAACACGAGTATTATCTCAGGGCACTTGAGGAGTGCACCACAAAATTAGAGGGCGTCGACCTTGACGCCATTACCACATACGTCGAATCCCGGATGGATCTTATGAAAAATGTCGAACCCTCATTTCAGCATGACGACTATCATCCTGCCAACATCATCGTCGACGAAGGAACATTTGGCGGGGTGATCGATTTCAACCGCTGCGACTGGGGCGATCCGATTCATGATTTTTACAAAACTGCGCTCTTTTCACGAAATGTCAGTGTCCCCTTCTCTGTCGGACAGATTGACGGGTACAACGGGGGAAACGTCCCAGACGAGTTCTGGAAAAAATATTCCCTCTATGCCGCAATGAGCATCGTCCCTGACATCGTCTGGTCATATCGGTACTCGATCCATACCGGCACCTCCGAACAGATCGAACGATCACAAAGGACCATCCGGACGATCCTCTCCGACCACGAGGGGTTTGAACTGGACGTACCTCTCTGGTATCGCGAATTGAAAGAAAGAGCATAA